The following coding sequences lie in one Monomorium pharaonis isolate MP-MQ-018 chromosome 1, ASM1337386v2, whole genome shotgun sequence genomic window:
- the LOC105838172 gene encoding PH and SEC7 domain-containing protein isoform X2 has translation MPKLASCLSCCLRPFDFLLSRHSGRNRYDYVEYMALCEVEAGDVILRVNEVDVNRFSTKEVLKCLRLSSDPVTLKLRRDPAVKAHVRRLLGQSGKNENIESSKDVLANNPKNIVTSGNIEKKEVKKTSEITSEMSTDSPTLTPTPTMTTRSNGSCSDASLSSELEALLPSVDHFKEEERTQWEPLGTTEKLSRQKNTPRFEAYMMTGDLMLNLSRTQQSSNLLPKQHQQRKVDSLRYNPNHQHATTTVTTTSAHHNHNHHHHHHHHHHHHHNSVPSSPNETQLAHQHHYHRGSAYKASSSASTSPVGAARRDGMQSTSGALVQVDSGKNTPSSFGFVRTSRSEDHLQFQKDPSMSAVDIDIDDDVTSSLNTLLDPRPESLMPNERIVWTYNAPVSSPAVSCCQNGGSSSSSSSSSSSSTSPQRSLSPASPTSVSSSVMSSNSGSRRFPSAQTVPGVSSTPGGHLPANGDFSQSEAISNMSSPDYNDEETMDILSARDIMMVSDPSDSDSTILASEPPQRRLKANPQDAGEHRIVIQVKGPDKETPRNTSPRQARRRGNPIGELTPSAASQNLQRNQPPIPGVPGIIAGSMTPECVGYQELKESEDEREALVAGMYDEQKEHGSGASPPQSADEESDIESLHSFHYSPKAVDLPSAIRLAKRLYSLDGFKKSDVSRHLSKNNDFSKAVAEEYLRYFNFERDTLDMALRKFLAQFCLTGETQERERVLVHFSKRYLDCNPGSFNSQDAVHTLTCAIMLLNTDLHGQNIGRKMSCSEFIENLSELNDGDNFPREVLKQLYNAIKSFPLEWALDEEGDEATNQAIQQGDGTATIAGTGNPFLDVPNITGATEFKKGYVMRKCCYDSNGKKTPFGKRGWKMYYCTLRELVLYLHKDEHGFRNDSLHNAIRIHHALATKATDYTKKQHVFRLQTADQAEYLFQTSDSKELQSWIDTINFVCASFSCQPLAGAVGSQRKFQRPLLPCSHTKLNSREQLRDHEDRVNRLEMELDEHRRHPPERGAKALTVQNYKEKDTYLHHELKRYKTYAYLLRSRLAFSEMESSLVESSIGEVDEGMPLGPTGAVGNAEGALVPPPVPERPAATNRYSYRTAIYSGGGRNLLNGGNQDYNAASGDVG, from the exons ATGCCCAAACTCGCGTCTTGTCTGTCGTGCTGCTTACGACCTTTTGACTTTCTTCTAAGCAGACATTCCGGAAGGAATAGATATGATTATGTTGAATACATGGCGCTCTGTGAG GTTGAAGCTGGTGATGTCATACTCAGGGTGAATGAAGTTGACGTCAATCGGTTCAGTACGAAAgaag TACTGAAATGTCTACGATTGTCTTCAGATCCCGTTACTCTAAAATTACGAAGAG atccTGCGGTGAAGGCTCACGTTCGCCGTCTTCTCGGACAATCTGGAAAGAACGAGAACATAGAATCTTCAAAAGATGTTTTGGCGAATAATCCCAAGAACATTGTCACTTCCGGCAATATAGAGAAGAAGGAAGTCAAGAAGACATCAGAAATTACATCAGAAATGTCCACAGACTCGCCAACGTTGACACCGACGCCTACAATGACGACGAGAAGCAATGGCTCGTGCAGCGATGCCTCTCTCTCATCAGAATTAGAGGCACTCTTGCCATCCGTGGATCATTTTAAGGAAGAGGAACGTACTCAATGGGAGCCCCTGGGAACTACCGAGAAGTTATCACGACAAAAAAATACACCCCG GTTTGAAGCGTACATGATGACTGGCGACTTGATGCTAAATCTTTCCCGCACGCAACAGAGCAGTAATCTGCTACCTAAGCAGCATCAACAGCGAAAGGTGGACTCCCTTAGGTACAATCCAAATCATCAGCACGCCACTACCACTGTCACTACCACTAGTGCCCACCACAATCACAAtcatcaccaccaccaccaccatcatcatcatcatcatcataaCTCGGTACCCAGCAGTCCCAATGAGACCCAGCTGGCACATCAGCATCATTATCATCGAGGAAGCGCATACAAAGCTTCCAGTTCGGCCAGTACATCACCTGTAGGCGCTGCCAGACGCGACGGAATGCAGAGTACTTCGGGAGCCCTGGTTCAAGTCGATTCGGGCAAGAATACTCCTTCAAGCTTCGGTTTTGTACGTACCTCGCGATCGGAAGATCATCTGCAGTTTCAGAAAGACCCCTCAATGAGCGCTGTGGATATCGACATTGATGACGATGTCACTTCAAGCCTGAACACGCTGCTGGATCCGCGGCCAGAAAGCCTAATGCCAAATGAGCGAATCGTCTGGACTTACAACGCGCCTGTTAGTTCACCTGCCGTTTCCTGCTGCCAAAACGGTGGTTCCTCATCTTCGTCTTCGTCCTCATCATCCTCTTCGACAAGCCCTCAGCGTTCTCTGTCTCCTGCTTCCCCTACCTCTGTCTCGTCCTCCGTTATGTCCTCCAACTCTGGTTCCCGTAGGTTCCCTTCGGCCCAAACTGTTCCCGGGGTTTCCAGCACCCCGGGAGGTCATCTCCCCGCTAATGGCGATTTTAGCCAGTCGGAGGCCATCAGCAACATGTCCAGTCCAGACTACAACGATGAAGAGACAATGGATATTCTCAGCGCAAGGGATATTATGATGGTGAGTGATCCCAGCGACAGCGATTCCACGATTTTGGCGAGTGAACCGCCTCAAAGGAGACTGAAGGCTAATCCTCAGGATGCTGGAGAACATAGAATAGTGATTCAAGTAAAAGGGCCTGACAAGGAAACTCCAAGAAATACAAGTCCCAGACAGgcgagaagaagaggaaatcCTATTGGAGAACTGACGCCATCTGCTGCATCTCAAAATTTGCAGAGAAATCAACCTCCGATTCCGGGAGTCCCTGGAATCATTGCAGGATCTATGACACCCGAATGCGTAGGTTATCAg GAATTGAAAGAAAGTGAAGATGAGAGAGAGGCTCTGGTCGCTGGAATGTACGACGAACAAAAAGAACATGGTAGTGGCGCATCGCCGCCACAATCAGCAGATGAAGAGAGCGATATTGAAAGTTTGCACAGTTTTCACTATAGTCCGAAAGCGGTAGATTTGCCCTCCGCGATTCGATTAGCAAAACGTCTTTATTCCTTAGATGGCTTCAAGAAATCTGATGTTTCTAGACATCTAAGCAAAAA TAATGACTTTAGCAAAGCTGTAGCGGAGGAGTATCTGCGTTATTTCAACTTTGAACGAGACACATTGGATATGGCTCTCAGAAAATTTCTCGCTCAATTTTGTTTGACAGGAGAGActcaagaaagagagagagttttAGTACATTTTTCCAAAAGATATTTGGATTGCAATCCTGGTAGTTTTAATTCTCAAG atGCGGTTCATACATTAACTTGCGCGATAATGCTGCTTAATACAGACTTGCATGGTCAGAATATCGGCAGGAAGATGTCGTGCTCAGAATTCATTGAGAATCTGTCGGAACTCAATGATGGCGACAACTTTCCACGCGAAGTGCTCAAGCAGCTTTATAACGCTATCAAATCCTTTCCTCTCGAGTGGGCTTT AGATGAAGAAGGAGATGAAGCGACAAACCAAGCGATCCAGCAAGGCGATGGTACGGCGACGATTGCCGGTACCGGAAATCCGTTTCTCGATGTGCCAAATATCACGGGCGCTACGGAGTTCAAAAAAGGCTATGTTATGCGTAAATGCTGTTATGACTCTAATGGGAAAAAAA cTCCGTTTGGCAAACGTGGAtggaaaatgtattattgtaCATTACGCGAGCTCGTGTTATACCTGCACAAGGATGAGCATGGCTTCCGCAACGACAGTTTGCACAATGCTATACGTATTCATCACGCGTTGGCTACTAAAGCGACCGATTACACAAAGAAGCAACATGTTTTCCGATTGCAGACTGCCGACCAGGCCGAATATCTCTTTCAGACAAG TGATTCAAAGGAGCTGCAATCGTGGATCGATACTATTAATTTTGTGTGCGCCAGCTTTTCGTGTCAACCTCTCGCAGGTGCCGTTGGGTCTCAGCGTAAGTTTCAGCGTCCATTGCTGCCGTGTAGccacacaaaattaaattct aGAGAACAGTTGCGGGACCACGAAGATAGGGTCAACAGGCTAGAAATGGAACTGGACGAGCATAGACGGCATCCTCCGGAAAGAGGTGCTAAGGCTCTTactgtacaaaattataaagaaaaagacaCGTATTTGCATCACGAG CTGAAGCGGTATAAGACATATGCCTATCTTCTTCGTTCCCGACTGGCATTCAGTGAAATGGAATCGTCGCTAGTTGAGAGCAGTATTGGTGAAGTAGATGAGGGCATGCCACTTGGACCTACTGGAGCTGTAGGAAATGCAGAAGGGGCTCTGGTACCACCGCCAGTCCCCGAACGACCAGCCGCAACTAATAGGTACAGTTACCGGACCGCTATTTACAGCGGCGGTGGTCGTAATCTACTGAACGGTGGCAATCAGGATTATAATGCTGCCAGTGGTGACGTTGGTTGA
- the LOC105838172 gene encoding PH and SEC7 domain-containing protein isoform X1, which yields MAEEELLVTLCRGDSGSGGSFGFSLLGASASAGLPAAHVIYDIVENSPAARSGKVEAGDVILRVNEVDVNRFSTKEVLKCLRLSSDPVTLKLRRDPAVKAHVRRLLGQSGKNENIESSKDVLANNPKNIVTSGNIEKKEVKKTSEITSEMSTDSPTLTPTPTMTTRSNGSCSDASLSSELEALLPSVDHFKEEERTQWEPLGTTEKLSRQKNTPRFEAYMMTGDLMLNLSRTQQSSNLLPKQHQQRKVDSLRYNPNHQHATTTVTTTSAHHNHNHHHHHHHHHHHHHNSVPSSPNETQLAHQHHYHRGSAYKASSSASTSPVGAARRDGMQSTSGALVQVDSGKNTPSSFGFVRTSRSEDHLQFQKDPSMSAVDIDIDDDVTSSLNTLLDPRPESLMPNERIVWTYNAPVSSPAVSCCQNGGSSSSSSSSSSSSTSPQRSLSPASPTSVSSSVMSSNSGSRRFPSAQTVPGVSSTPGGHLPANGDFSQSEAISNMSSPDYNDEETMDILSARDIMMVSDPSDSDSTILASEPPQRRLKANPQDAGEHRIVIQVKGPDKETPRNTSPRQARRRGNPIGELTPSAASQNLQRNQPPIPGVPGIIAGSMTPECVGYQELKESEDEREALVAGMYDEQKEHGSGASPPQSADEESDIESLHSFHYSPKAVDLPSAIRLAKRLYSLDGFKKSDVSRHLSKNNDFSKAVAEEYLRYFNFERDTLDMALRKFLAQFCLTGETQERERVLVHFSKRYLDCNPGSFNSQDAVHTLTCAIMLLNTDLHGQNIGRKMSCSEFIENLSELNDGDNFPREVLKQLYNAIKSFPLEWALDEEGDEATNQAIQQGDGTATIAGTGNPFLDVPNITGATEFKKGYVMRKCCYDSNGKKTPFGKRGWKMYYCTLRELVLYLHKDEHGFRNDSLHNAIRIHHALATKATDYTKKQHVFRLQTADQAEYLFQTSDSKELQSWIDTINFVCASFSCQPLAGAVGSQRKFQRPLLPCSHTKLNSREQLRDHEDRVNRLEMELDEHRRHPPERGAKALTVQNYKEKDTYLHHELKRYKTYAYLLRSRLAFSEMESSLVESSIGEVDEGMPLGPTGAVGNAEGALVPPPVPERPAATNRYSYRTAIYSGGGRNLLNGGNQDYNAASGDVG from the exons ATGGCTGAGGAGGAGCTGCTGGTCACCCTGTGCCGCGGCGACTCCGGCTCCGGCGGCTCCTTCGGCTTCTCGCTGCTCGGCGCCTCGGCGTCGGCGGGCCTGCCGGCCGCCCACGTCATCTACGACATCGTCGAGAACTCACCGGCGGCCAGGAGTGGCAAG GTTGAAGCTGGTGATGTCATACTCAGGGTGAATGAAGTTGACGTCAATCGGTTCAGTACGAAAgaag TACTGAAATGTCTACGATTGTCTTCAGATCCCGTTACTCTAAAATTACGAAGAG atccTGCGGTGAAGGCTCACGTTCGCCGTCTTCTCGGACAATCTGGAAAGAACGAGAACATAGAATCTTCAAAAGATGTTTTGGCGAATAATCCCAAGAACATTGTCACTTCCGGCAATATAGAGAAGAAGGAAGTCAAGAAGACATCAGAAATTACATCAGAAATGTCCACAGACTCGCCAACGTTGACACCGACGCCTACAATGACGACGAGAAGCAATGGCTCGTGCAGCGATGCCTCTCTCTCATCAGAATTAGAGGCACTCTTGCCATCCGTGGATCATTTTAAGGAAGAGGAACGTACTCAATGGGAGCCCCTGGGAACTACCGAGAAGTTATCACGACAAAAAAATACACCCCG GTTTGAAGCGTACATGATGACTGGCGACTTGATGCTAAATCTTTCCCGCACGCAACAGAGCAGTAATCTGCTACCTAAGCAGCATCAACAGCGAAAGGTGGACTCCCTTAGGTACAATCCAAATCATCAGCACGCCACTACCACTGTCACTACCACTAGTGCCCACCACAATCACAAtcatcaccaccaccaccaccatcatcatcatcatcatcataaCTCGGTACCCAGCAGTCCCAATGAGACCCAGCTGGCACATCAGCATCATTATCATCGAGGAAGCGCATACAAAGCTTCCAGTTCGGCCAGTACATCACCTGTAGGCGCTGCCAGACGCGACGGAATGCAGAGTACTTCGGGAGCCCTGGTTCAAGTCGATTCGGGCAAGAATACTCCTTCAAGCTTCGGTTTTGTACGTACCTCGCGATCGGAAGATCATCTGCAGTTTCAGAAAGACCCCTCAATGAGCGCTGTGGATATCGACATTGATGACGATGTCACTTCAAGCCTGAACACGCTGCTGGATCCGCGGCCAGAAAGCCTAATGCCAAATGAGCGAATCGTCTGGACTTACAACGCGCCTGTTAGTTCACCTGCCGTTTCCTGCTGCCAAAACGGTGGTTCCTCATCTTCGTCTTCGTCCTCATCATCCTCTTCGACAAGCCCTCAGCGTTCTCTGTCTCCTGCTTCCCCTACCTCTGTCTCGTCCTCCGTTATGTCCTCCAACTCTGGTTCCCGTAGGTTCCCTTCGGCCCAAACTGTTCCCGGGGTTTCCAGCACCCCGGGAGGTCATCTCCCCGCTAATGGCGATTTTAGCCAGTCGGAGGCCATCAGCAACATGTCCAGTCCAGACTACAACGATGAAGAGACAATGGATATTCTCAGCGCAAGGGATATTATGATGGTGAGTGATCCCAGCGACAGCGATTCCACGATTTTGGCGAGTGAACCGCCTCAAAGGAGACTGAAGGCTAATCCTCAGGATGCTGGAGAACATAGAATAGTGATTCAAGTAAAAGGGCCTGACAAGGAAACTCCAAGAAATACAAGTCCCAGACAGgcgagaagaagaggaaatcCTATTGGAGAACTGACGCCATCTGCTGCATCTCAAAATTTGCAGAGAAATCAACCTCCGATTCCGGGAGTCCCTGGAATCATTGCAGGATCTATGACACCCGAATGCGTAGGTTATCAg GAATTGAAAGAAAGTGAAGATGAGAGAGAGGCTCTGGTCGCTGGAATGTACGACGAACAAAAAGAACATGGTAGTGGCGCATCGCCGCCACAATCAGCAGATGAAGAGAGCGATATTGAAAGTTTGCACAGTTTTCACTATAGTCCGAAAGCGGTAGATTTGCCCTCCGCGATTCGATTAGCAAAACGTCTTTATTCCTTAGATGGCTTCAAGAAATCTGATGTTTCTAGACATCTAAGCAAAAA TAATGACTTTAGCAAAGCTGTAGCGGAGGAGTATCTGCGTTATTTCAACTTTGAACGAGACACATTGGATATGGCTCTCAGAAAATTTCTCGCTCAATTTTGTTTGACAGGAGAGActcaagaaagagagagagttttAGTACATTTTTCCAAAAGATATTTGGATTGCAATCCTGGTAGTTTTAATTCTCAAG atGCGGTTCATACATTAACTTGCGCGATAATGCTGCTTAATACAGACTTGCATGGTCAGAATATCGGCAGGAAGATGTCGTGCTCAGAATTCATTGAGAATCTGTCGGAACTCAATGATGGCGACAACTTTCCACGCGAAGTGCTCAAGCAGCTTTATAACGCTATCAAATCCTTTCCTCTCGAGTGGGCTTT AGATGAAGAAGGAGATGAAGCGACAAACCAAGCGATCCAGCAAGGCGATGGTACGGCGACGATTGCCGGTACCGGAAATCCGTTTCTCGATGTGCCAAATATCACGGGCGCTACGGAGTTCAAAAAAGGCTATGTTATGCGTAAATGCTGTTATGACTCTAATGGGAAAAAAA cTCCGTTTGGCAAACGTGGAtggaaaatgtattattgtaCATTACGCGAGCTCGTGTTATACCTGCACAAGGATGAGCATGGCTTCCGCAACGACAGTTTGCACAATGCTATACGTATTCATCACGCGTTGGCTACTAAAGCGACCGATTACACAAAGAAGCAACATGTTTTCCGATTGCAGACTGCCGACCAGGCCGAATATCTCTTTCAGACAAG TGATTCAAAGGAGCTGCAATCGTGGATCGATACTATTAATTTTGTGTGCGCCAGCTTTTCGTGTCAACCTCTCGCAGGTGCCGTTGGGTCTCAGCGTAAGTTTCAGCGTCCATTGCTGCCGTGTAGccacacaaaattaaattct aGAGAACAGTTGCGGGACCACGAAGATAGGGTCAACAGGCTAGAAATGGAACTGGACGAGCATAGACGGCATCCTCCGGAAAGAGGTGCTAAGGCTCTTactgtacaaaattataaagaaaaagacaCGTATTTGCATCACGAG CTGAAGCGGTATAAGACATATGCCTATCTTCTTCGTTCCCGACTGGCATTCAGTGAAATGGAATCGTCGCTAGTTGAGAGCAGTATTGGTGAAGTAGATGAGGGCATGCCACTTGGACCTACTGGAGCTGTAGGAAATGCAGAAGGGGCTCTGGTACCACCGCCAGTCCCCGAACGACCAGCCGCAACTAATAGGTACAGTTACCGGACCGCTATTTACAGCGGCGGTGGTCGTAATCTACTGAACGGTGGCAATCAGGATTATAATGCTGCCAGTGGTGACGTTGGTTGA
- the LOC105838172 gene encoding PH and SEC7 domain-containing protein isoform X5 has product MSTDSPTLTPTPTMTTRSNGSCSDASLSSELEALLPSVDHFKEEERTQWEPLGTTEKLSRQKNTPRFEAYMMTGDLMLNLSRTQQSSNLLPKQHQQRKVDSLRYNPNHQHATTTVTTTSAHHNHNHHHHHHHHHHHHHNSVPSSPNETQLAHQHHYHRGSAYKASSSASTSPVGAARRDGMQSTSGALVQVDSGKNTPSSFGFVRTSRSEDHLQFQKDPSMSAVDIDIDDDVTSSLNTLLDPRPESLMPNERIVWTYNAPVSSPAVSCCQNGGSSSSSSSSSSSSTSPQRSLSPASPTSVSSSVMSSNSGSRRFPSAQTVPGVSSTPGGHLPANGDFSQSEAISNMSSPDYNDEETMDILSARDIMMVSDPSDSDSTILASEPPQRRLKANPQDAGEHRIVIQVKGPDKETPRNTSPRQARRRGNPIGELTPSAASQNLQRNQPPIPGVPGIIAGSMTPECVGYQELKESEDEREALVAGMYDEQKEHGSGASPPQSADEESDIESLHSFHYSPKAVDLPSAIRLAKRLYSLDGFKKSDVSRHLSKNNDFSKAVAEEYLRYFNFERDTLDMALRKFLAQFCLTGETQERERVLVHFSKRYLDCNPGSFNSQDAVHTLTCAIMLLNTDLHGQNIGRKMSCSEFIENLSELNDGDNFPREVLKQLYNAIKSFPLEWALDEEGDEATNQAIQQGDGTATIAGTGNPFLDVPNITGATEFKKGYVMRKCCYDSNGKKTPFGKRGWKMYYCTLRELVLYLHKDEHGFRNDSLHNAIRIHHALATKATDYTKKQHVFRLQTADQAEYLFQTSDSKELQSWIDTINFVCASFSCQPLAGAVGSQRKFQRPLLPCSHTKLNSREQLRDHEDRVNRLEMELDEHRRHPPERGAKALTVQNYKEKDTYLHHELKRYKTYAYLLRSRLAFSEMESSLVESSIGEVDEGMPLGPTGAVGNAEGALVPPPVPERPAATNRYSYRTAIYSGGGRNLLNGGNQDYNAASGDVG; this is encoded by the exons ATGTCCACAGACTCGCCAACGTTGACACCGACGCCTACAATGACGACGAGAAGCAATGGCTCGTGCAGCGATGCCTCTCTCTCATCAGAATTAGAGGCACTCTTGCCATCCGTGGATCATTTTAAGGAAGAGGAACGTACTCAATGGGAGCCCCTGGGAACTACCGAGAAGTTATCACGACAAAAAAATACACCCCG GTTTGAAGCGTACATGATGACTGGCGACTTGATGCTAAATCTTTCCCGCACGCAACAGAGCAGTAATCTGCTACCTAAGCAGCATCAACAGCGAAAGGTGGACTCCCTTAGGTACAATCCAAATCATCAGCACGCCACTACCACTGTCACTACCACTAGTGCCCACCACAATCACAAtcatcaccaccaccaccaccatcatcatcatcatcatcataaCTCGGTACCCAGCAGTCCCAATGAGACCCAGCTGGCACATCAGCATCATTATCATCGAGGAAGCGCATACAAAGCTTCCAGTTCGGCCAGTACATCACCTGTAGGCGCTGCCAGACGCGACGGAATGCAGAGTACTTCGGGAGCCCTGGTTCAAGTCGATTCGGGCAAGAATACTCCTTCAAGCTTCGGTTTTGTACGTACCTCGCGATCGGAAGATCATCTGCAGTTTCAGAAAGACCCCTCAATGAGCGCTGTGGATATCGACATTGATGACGATGTCACTTCAAGCCTGAACACGCTGCTGGATCCGCGGCCAGAAAGCCTAATGCCAAATGAGCGAATCGTCTGGACTTACAACGCGCCTGTTAGTTCACCTGCCGTTTCCTGCTGCCAAAACGGTGGTTCCTCATCTTCGTCTTCGTCCTCATCATCCTCTTCGACAAGCCCTCAGCGTTCTCTGTCTCCTGCTTCCCCTACCTCTGTCTCGTCCTCCGTTATGTCCTCCAACTCTGGTTCCCGTAGGTTCCCTTCGGCCCAAACTGTTCCCGGGGTTTCCAGCACCCCGGGAGGTCATCTCCCCGCTAATGGCGATTTTAGCCAGTCGGAGGCCATCAGCAACATGTCCAGTCCAGACTACAACGATGAAGAGACAATGGATATTCTCAGCGCAAGGGATATTATGATGGTGAGTGATCCCAGCGACAGCGATTCCACGATTTTGGCGAGTGAACCGCCTCAAAGGAGACTGAAGGCTAATCCTCAGGATGCTGGAGAACATAGAATAGTGATTCAAGTAAAAGGGCCTGACAAGGAAACTCCAAGAAATACAAGTCCCAGACAGgcgagaagaagaggaaatcCTATTGGAGAACTGACGCCATCTGCTGCATCTCAAAATTTGCAGAGAAATCAACCTCCGATTCCGGGAGTCCCTGGAATCATTGCAGGATCTATGACACCCGAATGCGTAGGTTATCAg GAATTGAAAGAAAGTGAAGATGAGAGAGAGGCTCTGGTCGCTGGAATGTACGACGAACAAAAAGAACATGGTAGTGGCGCATCGCCGCCACAATCAGCAGATGAAGAGAGCGATATTGAAAGTTTGCACAGTTTTCACTATAGTCCGAAAGCGGTAGATTTGCCCTCCGCGATTCGATTAGCAAAACGTCTTTATTCCTTAGATGGCTTCAAGAAATCTGATGTTTCTAGACATCTAAGCAAAAA TAATGACTTTAGCAAAGCTGTAGCGGAGGAGTATCTGCGTTATTTCAACTTTGAACGAGACACATTGGATATGGCTCTCAGAAAATTTCTCGCTCAATTTTGTTTGACAGGAGAGActcaagaaagagagagagttttAGTACATTTTTCCAAAAGATATTTGGATTGCAATCCTGGTAGTTTTAATTCTCAAG atGCGGTTCATACATTAACTTGCGCGATAATGCTGCTTAATACAGACTTGCATGGTCAGAATATCGGCAGGAAGATGTCGTGCTCAGAATTCATTGAGAATCTGTCGGAACTCAATGATGGCGACAACTTTCCACGCGAAGTGCTCAAGCAGCTTTATAACGCTATCAAATCCTTTCCTCTCGAGTGGGCTTT AGATGAAGAAGGAGATGAAGCGACAAACCAAGCGATCCAGCAAGGCGATGGTACGGCGACGATTGCCGGTACCGGAAATCCGTTTCTCGATGTGCCAAATATCACGGGCGCTACGGAGTTCAAAAAAGGCTATGTTATGCGTAAATGCTGTTATGACTCTAATGGGAAAAAAA cTCCGTTTGGCAAACGTGGAtggaaaatgtattattgtaCATTACGCGAGCTCGTGTTATACCTGCACAAGGATGAGCATGGCTTCCGCAACGACAGTTTGCACAATGCTATACGTATTCATCACGCGTTGGCTACTAAAGCGACCGATTACACAAAGAAGCAACATGTTTTCCGATTGCAGACTGCCGACCAGGCCGAATATCTCTTTCAGACAAG TGATTCAAAGGAGCTGCAATCGTGGATCGATACTATTAATTTTGTGTGCGCCAGCTTTTCGTGTCAACCTCTCGCAGGTGCCGTTGGGTCTCAGCGTAAGTTTCAGCGTCCATTGCTGCCGTGTAGccacacaaaattaaattct aGAGAACAGTTGCGGGACCACGAAGATAGGGTCAACAGGCTAGAAATGGAACTGGACGAGCATAGACGGCATCCTCCGGAAAGAGGTGCTAAGGCTCTTactgtacaaaattataaagaaaaagacaCGTATTTGCATCACGAG CTGAAGCGGTATAAGACATATGCCTATCTTCTTCGTTCCCGACTGGCATTCAGTGAAATGGAATCGTCGCTAGTTGAGAGCAGTATTGGTGAAGTAGATGAGGGCATGCCACTTGGACCTACTGGAGCTGTAGGAAATGCAGAAGGGGCTCTGGTACCACCGCCAGTCCCCGAACGACCAGCCGCAACTAATAGGTACAGTTACCGGACCGCTATTTACAGCGGCGGTGGTCGTAATCTACTGAACGGTGGCAATCAGGATTATAATGCTGCCAGTGGTGACGTTGGTTGA